The window TGGACCTCGCGCCCGATGACCCCCTCTACCTCACCAACCTGGCCGGGGTGCTGCAGAAGCTGGAGCGTTACGAGGAAAGCCTCCCCTTTGCGGAGAAGACCAGCCGTATTGCGCCCGACTACGCCCCCGCCTGGATCAACCTTGGCGCCGGGCTGCTCGCGCTGGCCCGCTTCGCCGAAGCGGAAACGGCAAACCGGCGGGCGCTCGCCCTGCTGGACCTGCCGGAGACCCGCGACAATCTCGCCGAAGCCCTGCGCTGCCAGGGGAAGTACGACGAAGCCCAGGCAGTGCTGGCGCCTGTGCTCGAGACGCGCCCCACCCCCCACAGCTACATCATCTACGCCAAGTGCCTGAAAGAGCGGCGCGCCTATGGCGAGGCGGAAAGCCTCCTGCGCCGCGCCCTGGCGCGCTTTCCGGAAGACGAAAACCTGTGGGCCGGGCTCGCCGGGAACCTCGGCGATCAGGGGCGGCTCGCTGAAGCGCTGACGCTCACGGACACCCTCCGCACCCGCTTTGGCAAGCCGGATTTCAATGCCGCGGGGGTGGTGTTCTGGCTCAATGCGGTGGAAGCCGACCCCGCCCGGGCGCTCACGGAAGCGCGGGCGGCGGCGGCAAGCCTCGGGCCCGCCCCGCGCAAGGCACCGCGGCTTTCGCCCGTCGGCAACCGTCGGCTGCGGGTGGGTTACGTCTCCCCCGACCTGCGCCGCCACTCCGTGGCCTTTTTCTTCGAGGGCCTGTTGCGTCACCACGACCGGGAGCGTTTCGAAATCTTCTGCTACCAGGCCAATGAGCAAAGCGACGACGTCACCGAACGTCTGCGGGGTTATGGGGACGCCTGGCGGCAGGTCTCCCGCTGGACGGACGAGGGCCTCGCGCGCAAGGTGCGAGAGGACCGCATCGACATCCTGGTGGACCTCGCCGGCTGGACGGCCCACACCCGCCTGGGAGCCTTCGCCCGCAAGCCCGCGCCCATCCAGGTGACCTATCTGGGCTACCCCAACACCACGGGCCTGGCCACCATGGACTGGCGGCTCACCGACCCCTGGGCGGACCCGGAAGGCCTCACCGATCCCTGGTACACGGAAAAACTTTATCGGCTCCCCCGGGTCTTTCTCGCCTACAATCCCCCCGCCGGCGCACCGGCGCCTCTGACCCAGCGGCCCGACCGCCCCTTTACCTTCGGCAGCTTCAACGCCATCCACAAGGTGAGCGACCGGCTCATCCGCCTCTGGGGGCGCATCCTGGCGGCCCTGCCGGAAGCGCGGCTCTTTCTCAAGGCCGGGGCGCTTTCCGACCCCAAGGTGCGCGAGCGCCTGCTGGCGCACTTCGCCGCCTTCGGCATCCCCACCGGGCGCATCGAGCTCGCCCCCTGGACGAAGGACATCGGCGAGCACCTGGCGCAGTATCACCGGGTGGACCTGGCCCTGGACACCTTCCCCTACCACGGCACCACCACCACCTGCGAGGCGCTGTGGATGGGCACCCCGGTGCTCACCCTGGCCGGCAGCACCCACGCCTCCCGCGTGGG is drawn from Burkholderiales bacterium and contains these coding sequences:
- a CDS encoding tetratricopeptide repeat protein — its product is MDIPSLLRLAAEHVHAQHYAEAEGLYRQVLALRPDEPNALYGLGVVAMAARAYDDAARLIGAAVKKQPKAGLWYQTLGDALRQAGRPDEAREAYARGARLLPNEPPLYNNLGAACQETGRLEEALRAFRRAVDLAPDDPLYLTNLAGVLQKLERYEESLPFAEKTSRIAPDYAPAWINLGAGLLALARFAEAETANRRALALLDLPETRDNLAEALRCQGKYDEAQAVLAPVLETRPTPHSYIIYAKCLKERRAYGEAESLLRRALARFPEDENLWAGLAGNLGDQGRLAEALTLTDTLRTRFGKPDFNAAGVVFWLNAVEADPARALTEARAAAASLGPAPRKAPRLSPVGNRRLRVGYVSPDLRRHSVAFFFEGLLRHHDRERFEIFCYQANEQSDDVTERLRGYGDAWRQVSRWTDEGLARKVREDRIDILVDLAGWTAHTRLGAFARKPAPIQVTYLGYPNTTGLATMDWRLTDPWADPEGLTDPWYTEKLYRLPRVFLAYNPPAGAPAPLTQRPDRPFTFGSFNAIHKVSDRLIRLWGRILAALPEARLFLKAGALSDPKVRERLLAHFAAFGIPTGRIELAPWTKDIGEHLAQYHRVDLALDTFPYHGTTTTCEALWMGTPVLTLAGSTHASRVGVSLLTAVGLDALIAEDDDAYVARACALARDPARLSALRTGLREKMAASALLDAAGLARAIEDAYTTMARQARG